One Mycolicibacterium pulveris genomic region harbors:
- the eccB gene encoding type VII secretion protein EccB has translation MAGFRLTTKVQVSGWRFLLRRVEHAIVRRDTRMFDDPLQFYSRAVSTGVIIAVLVCLGAGLLAYFKPLGKRGSDTLLVDRTTNQLYVVIPGTGQLRPVYNLTSARLVLGNAGSPVAVKSDELNRIAKGQPIGIPGAPYATPIGGVDSTWTLCDTVIKPESVTPNVATSVIIRPLLTDSSVGPIRADQGVLVSYENDNWLVTEDGRHDIDLADRAVTSAVGLPVTARATPISEGLFNALPNAGPWRLPQIPRAGEPNTVGLPPNLVIGAVFMALTEDGEQYFVVLPDGVARVNDTTAAALRATNSYGLVAPPSVEASAVAKIPEHVFASPLADKPLDILSREDSPTLCWAWRREPGDQAPKTTVIAGRHLPIPSSAMNSGIDQIGGDATVYLDGGKYIRLQSPDPRYGESLYYIDPQGVRYGLPDEEVGNALGLSGPTTAPWQVVSMLVDGPVLTKQAALLEHDTLPPDPNPRRVDGGNPGGAQPASNTGGGG, from the coding sequence ATGGCGGGTTTCCGGCTCACCACCAAGGTTCAGGTCAGCGGATGGCGGTTTCTGCTGCGCCGTGTCGAGCATGCGATCGTGCGTCGCGACACCCGCATGTTCGACGATCCGCTGCAGTTTTACAGCCGCGCGGTTTCCACCGGCGTCATCATCGCGGTACTGGTCTGTCTCGGTGCCGGCTTGCTGGCCTACTTCAAGCCCCTCGGAAAGCGCGGCAGCGACACGCTTCTCGTCGATCGCACCACCAACCAGCTGTATGTGGTGATCCCGGGAACCGGGCAGCTTCGGCCGGTCTACAACCTGACGTCGGCACGCCTGGTGCTGGGCAACGCGGGATCGCCCGTCGCGGTGAAATCCGACGAGTTGAACCGGATTGCCAAGGGCCAGCCGATCGGAATCCCGGGCGCGCCGTATGCCACCCCGATCGGTGGCGTCGATTCCACATGGACGTTATGCGACACCGTCATCAAGCCGGAGAGCGTGACCCCGAATGTGGCGACCTCGGTGATCATCCGGCCGCTGCTCACCGATTCCTCGGTCGGGCCGATACGCGCCGATCAGGGTGTGCTGGTGTCCTATGAGAACGACAACTGGCTGGTCACCGAGGACGGCCGCCACGACATCGACCTCGCTGATCGCGCCGTCACATCGGCCGTGGGCCTACCTGTGACCGCCAGGGCGACACCGATCTCGGAGGGTCTGTTCAACGCGCTGCCGAACGCGGGACCGTGGCGACTGCCCCAGATACCGCGCGCCGGTGAACCCAACACCGTTGGGCTGCCCCCGAATCTGGTGATCGGCGCTGTCTTCATGGCGTTGACCGAAGACGGTGAGCAGTACTTCGTGGTGCTTCCCGACGGCGTGGCGAGGGTGAACGACACGACGGCGGCGGCGTTGCGGGCCACCAACTCCTACGGGTTGGTGGCACCGCCGTCGGTGGAGGCCAGCGCTGTCGCTAAGATTCCCGAACACGTCTTCGCCTCACCACTGGCGGACAAGCCACTGGATATTCTGTCGCGCGAGGATTCTCCGACACTGTGCTGGGCGTGGCGGCGCGAGCCCGGCGACCAAGCCCCGAAGACGACGGTGATCGCCGGACGCCATCTGCCGATCCCGTCGTCGGCGATGAACAGTGGCATCGACCAGATCGGCGGGGACGCAACCGTTTATCTCGACGGCGGCAAGTACATCCGGCTGCAGTCACCGGATCCACGGTATGGCGAAAGCCTGTACTACATCGATCCTCAGGGCGTGCGTTACGGGCTGCCCGACGAGGAGGTCGGCAACGCGCTGGGGCTGTCGGGGCCGACCACCGCCCCCTGGCAGGTGGTGAGCATGCTGGTCGACGGCCCCGTGCTGACCAAACAGGCTGCTCTGCTCGAGCACGACACGCTGCCGCCGGATCCCAACCCACGCCGGGTCGATGGCGGCAACCCGGGCGGTGCGCAACCGGCGTCGAACACCGGAGGCGGTGGATGA
- the eccA gene encoding type VII secretion AAA-ATPase EccA: MAEHLAGLFGSAVGMLPSAPARSFETFTEITTMDDAACDAWVGRIRCGDTDRVTLFRAWYSRANFGQLAGAAEISMNSLGARVPIGGQFGDITYPVNSPLAITLGFAVHEASFGNFADAMDALEELPVSGAEHLISWARAVIYGAAERWTDVIDQVRGAGGWPDKFLAAAAGVAHGVAAANLGLFTEAERRLTESNSSPAGEACAPAIAWFLAMTRRGQGNEDAAVALLEWLQATHPAPKVTAALNDPTYRLTTTTAEQIASRKDPWDPASVEADTSRRDMLLAEAQAELDRQIGLTRVKEQVEAYRAATQMAKIRAAKGMKVTQASKHMIFAGPPGTGKTTIARVVANILTGLGVISEPKLVETSRRDFVAEYEGQSAVKTSRTIDRAIGGVLFIDEAYTLVQERDGRADPFGTEALDTLLARMENDRDRLVVIIAGYSADIDRLLESNDGLRSRFATRIEFDSYSADEIAEIAKVIATSTDSILDEDAAKRVLEAATLLSERRLNGKPALDIAGNGRYARQLVEAGEQNRDMRLARSLDLDSLGVEQLSEINGDDMAAAIAAVHARLNVNE; encoded by the coding sequence ATGGCTGAGCACCTGGCCGGCTTGTTCGGAAGTGCGGTGGGCATGCTGCCGAGTGCTCCGGCGCGCTCCTTCGAGACCTTCACCGAGATCACTACGATGGACGACGCCGCCTGCGATGCCTGGGTGGGGCGTATCCGCTGCGGCGACACCGACCGAGTCACGCTGTTTCGGGCGTGGTACTCGCGAGCGAACTTCGGACAGCTTGCGGGCGCAGCCGAAATCTCCATGAACAGCCTCGGTGCCCGGGTGCCGATCGGTGGCCAGTTCGGGGACATCACCTACCCGGTCAACTCGCCGTTGGCCATCACCCTGGGCTTCGCCGTGCACGAAGCCTCCTTCGGCAATTTCGCCGATGCGATGGACGCCCTCGAGGAGTTACCGGTCTCGGGCGCTGAGCATTTGATCTCCTGGGCCAGGGCCGTCATCTACGGCGCGGCGGAACGCTGGACCGACGTCATCGACCAAGTCCGCGGCGCCGGGGGATGGCCAGACAAGTTCCTGGCTGCGGCGGCCGGCGTAGCGCACGGCGTCGCGGCGGCAAACCTGGGCCTGTTCACCGAGGCGGAACGACGGCTGACGGAATCGAATTCGTCGCCGGCGGGGGAGGCATGCGCACCGGCCATCGCGTGGTTCCTGGCGATGACGCGACGGGGCCAAGGCAATGAGGATGCCGCGGTGGCGCTGCTGGAATGGCTGCAGGCCACCCATCCCGCGCCCAAAGTGACCGCAGCGCTGAATGATCCGACCTATCGGCTGACCACCACCACCGCCGAGCAAATCGCGTCCCGCAAGGACCCGTGGGATCCGGCCAGCGTCGAGGCGGACACCTCGCGACGCGACATGCTGCTGGCCGAGGCGCAGGCCGAACTGGACCGCCAGATCGGGCTGACCCGGGTCAAGGAGCAGGTGGAGGCCTACCGGGCGGCGACGCAGATGGCCAAGATCCGCGCGGCCAAGGGCATGAAGGTCACCCAGGCCTCCAAGCACATGATCTTCGCCGGGCCGCCGGGCACCGGTAAGACGACGATCGCCCGCGTGGTGGCAAACATCCTGACCGGCCTCGGCGTGATCAGCGAGCCCAAACTCGTTGAAACGTCCCGAAGGGACTTCGTCGCCGAGTACGAAGGGCAGTCCGCGGTGAAGACCAGCCGCACCATCGACCGTGCGATCGGCGGGGTGTTGTTCATCGACGAGGCCTACACGTTGGTGCAGGAACGCGACGGGCGTGCGGATCCCTTCGGCACCGAGGCGCTGGATACCTTGCTCGCCCGGATGGAGAACGATCGGGACCGGCTGGTGGTCATCATCGCCGGATACAGTGCGGACATCGACCGCCTGCTCGAGTCCAACGACGGTCTGCGTTCACGCTTCGCCACCCGCATCGAATTCGACTCCTATTCGGCCGATGAGATCGCGGAGATCGCGAAAGTCATTGCCACATCTACGGATTCAATCCTCGACGAAGATGCCGCCAAACGGGTTCTCGAAGCCGCCACCCTGTTGAGCGAGCGCCGACTGAACGGCAAACCGGCGCTGGACATCGCGGGCAACGGACGCTATGCGCGGCAACTGGTGGAGGCAGGTGAACAGAACCGGGACATGAGGTTGGCTCGCTCCCTGGACCTCGACAGCCTCGGCGTTGAACAACTCAGTGAGATCAACGGCGACGACATGGCTGCCGCCATCGCCGCCGTGCATGCCCGATTGAACGTGAACGAGTAA
- a CDS encoding YbaB/EbfC family DNA-binding protein, with protein MTDNHPHGADDLAAALDFSVPDEASTGSDRDARDEQVFTAANPDRSVTVTALSDSRVKHIELSPKVAAMTEAVLAEEIVVVAGLAAQEAKAAQYVYILEEMRTRGHDDAATRDFLTRDLELPTPQQVRAERERIFATRYAGGHG; from the coding sequence GTGACAGACAATCACCCGCACGGCGCCGACGACCTGGCGGCCGCGCTGGACTTCTCCGTCCCCGACGAAGCCTCGACAGGGTCGGATCGCGATGCTCGAGACGAGCAGGTGTTCACCGCCGCCAACCCCGACCGTTCCGTCACCGTGACGGCGCTTTCGGACAGCCGTGTGAAGCACATCGAGTTGTCGCCGAAGGTGGCCGCCATGACCGAAGCGGTTCTCGCCGAGGAGATCGTCGTCGTCGCCGGCCTGGCCGCCCAGGAGGCCAAGGCCGCACAGTACGTCTACATCCTCGAAGAAATGCGCACGCGTGGCCATGATGACGCGGCCACGCGAGACTTCCTCACCCGCGATCTCGAATTGCCGACACCGCAGCAAGTTCGGGCGGAACGGGAGCGCATCTTCGCGACCAGATACGCGGGTGGCCATGGCTGA
- a CDS encoding ESX secretion-associated protein EspG — protein sequence MSVSQSAHRDAAHIDDVVGVEVTIDGMLVIADRLGLMEFPTGLGIRLNIPQPELRDIVWDQVRRDLTAQGVLDVFGEPHPEVAAMVDTLSRSDRTLEARWWRRDVGGKMIRFVVSRKGDRHVIAARDGDMLALQRVAPQVGLAGMVTTVLGAATPADVEPLTGPAAQLAECTSANQIAGYGVAPASARAYADIVADPAGWVELTAIERHPGGTFTQTSVAAGVLDSAQGRIVSIPRRVSGDLYGSFLPGSPENLQRALDGLIEFLPSRTWFDHAAANTVDAEGD from the coding sequence ATGAGCGTTTCGCAGTCCGCGCACCGCGACGCCGCGCACATCGACGATGTTGTCGGCGTCGAGGTCACCATCGACGGCATGCTGGTCATCGCTGACCGGTTGGGGTTGATGGAGTTTCCGACGGGGCTCGGCATCCGCCTCAACATCCCGCAGCCGGAATTGCGCGACATCGTGTGGGATCAGGTCAGGCGGGATCTGACGGCCCAAGGCGTGCTGGATGTTTTCGGCGAACCCCACCCCGAGGTGGCCGCGATGGTCGACACGCTCAGCCGGTCCGATCGGACCCTGGAGGCCCGCTGGTGGCGACGTGACGTCGGCGGCAAGATGATCCGTTTCGTAGTCAGCCGGAAAGGGGATCGACACGTCATCGCCGCGCGCGACGGCGACATGCTGGCGTTGCAACGGGTGGCACCGCAGGTCGGCCTCGCGGGCATGGTGACGACGGTGCTGGGCGCTGCGACGCCCGCCGACGTGGAACCGCTGACCGGGCCGGCCGCTCAGCTGGCCGAGTGCACAAGCGCGAACCAGATCGCCGGTTACGGAGTCGCTCCCGCGTCGGCGCGTGCATATGCCGACATCGTCGCCGACCCCGCCGGCTGGGTGGAGCTCACTGCCATAGAGCGCCATCCCGGCGGCACCTTCACCCAAACCAGCGTCGCCGCAGGAGTTTTGGATTCGGCGCAGGGCCGGATCGTGTCGATCCCTCGGCGGGTGAGCGGTGATCTCTACGGCAGCTTCCTGCCGGGCAGCCCCGAAAACCTACAGCGGGCACTCGACGGGTTGATCGAGTTCCTACCCTCGAGAACGTGGTTCGACCACGCCGCCGCCAACACGGTTGACGCGGAAGGGGACTGA
- a CDS encoding MinD/ParA family ATP-binding protein — MTDRDDALRRESGWTGAEGADVEPSAAEPQPTPPAPPRPPVDFPPPRYGPPPAGPRPDAGPWPGPPTRGPRPPRPSAPPPPAGPQWPGYPGDAPAVQGPPSGSYAERIRADELVPARRVPPTRGWRAALYKATFGLINLGPGPDEVRQAQLEAKVKAPLRGHFKIGVMGKGGVGKTTVSASIGSVLAELRQDDRVVAIDADTAFGKLGSRIDPRAQGSYWELASDQHLETFADVRSRVGSNAAGLFVLAGEATPARRRVLDPAIYREATSRLDRHFTISIIDCSSTMDSPVTQEVLRDLDALIVVSSPWVDGAAAAGQTLDWLAARGLASLLQRTVIVLNDSDGHADKRTRSILRQQFSGQGQVVVEVPFDGHLRPGGVIDRTEEMSAATRRRFLEIAAALAEHFPSHDDRARERY, encoded by the coding sequence GTGACCGACCGCGATGACGCATTGCGGAGAGAATCCGGCTGGACGGGCGCCGAGGGGGCCGACGTCGAGCCATCCGCTGCCGAACCCCAGCCGACACCGCCGGCGCCGCCGCGGCCGCCAGTCGACTTCCCACCGCCACGCTACGGTCCGCCGCCCGCCGGCCCTCGCCCGGACGCCGGACCGTGGCCCGGCCCGCCCACCAGAGGCCCGCGCCCGCCGCGGCCGTCGGCGCCGCCTCCCCCCGCCGGACCGCAATGGCCTGGCTATCCCGGCGATGCACCGGCCGTGCAGGGGCCACCGAGCGGGTCCTATGCCGAACGCATCCGCGCCGACGAGCTGGTGCCGGCGCGCAGGGTGCCACCGACCCGCGGCTGGCGGGCGGCCCTGTACAAGGCCACCTTCGGGCTGATCAATCTCGGTCCCGGACCCGACGAGGTGCGGCAGGCCCAGCTCGAGGCCAAGGTCAAGGCGCCACTACGGGGCCACTTCAAGATCGGTGTGATGGGCAAGGGCGGCGTCGGGAAGACGACGGTCTCGGCCAGCATCGGTTCGGTGCTGGCCGAGCTGCGCCAGGACGACCGCGTGGTCGCGATCGACGCGGACACCGCGTTCGGCAAGTTGGGCAGCCGCATCGACCCTCGCGCACAGGGTTCGTACTGGGAGCTGGCGTCCGACCAGCACCTGGAAACGTTCGCCGACGTGCGCAGCCGGGTGGGCAGCAACGCCGCGGGGTTGTTCGTGCTGGCCGGCGAGGCGACCCCGGCCCGCCGTCGGGTGCTCGATCCCGCGATCTATCGCGAGGCCACGTCACGGCTGGACCGGCACTTCACGATCTCGATCATCGATTGCAGCTCCACCATGGACTCCCCGGTCACCCAGGAGGTGCTGCGGGATCTGGACGCATTGATCGTGGTGTCCTCGCCGTGGGTCGACGGCGCCGCCGCCGCGGGCCAGACGCTGGACTGGTTGGCCGCCCGCGGGCTGGCTTCGCTGTTGCAGCGCACGGTCATCGTGCTCAACGATTCCGACGGGCACGCCGACAAACGGACGCGTTCGATTCTGCGACAACAGTTTTCAGGTCAGGGGCAGGTGGTCGTCGAGGTGCCGTTCGACGGACATCTACGGCCCGGCGGTGTGATCGATCGCACCGAGGAGATGTCGGCGGCGACCCGACGGCGGTTCTTGGAGATCGCCGCCGCGCTCGCCGAGCATTTTCCGAGCCACGACGACCGCGCTCGGGAGCGGTACTGA
- a CDS encoding transcriptional regulator produces the protein MTQPDSTDESAETPDAGMVRAGAAAAARRRELNISQRRLAADGIINAGALIAFEKGRSWPRARTRAKLEEVLRWPPGTIARLRYGESAPMRAEPAAATGGDEIPLIAQAVVTAVGTFRSAIEALPSPEAPEFTPRVTKILADLRQLESVAARAAQISRVTPALIKALSAVRGRYDELMQRAARSPHATLGQRLYAARRGANLTIAETAQAAGVSEDDIVHAEAEEPVSSAAVRAIEELVAQLDWR, from the coding sequence ATGACACAGCCCGATTCGACCGATGAGTCGGCCGAGACGCCGGATGCGGGCATGGTGCGTGCGGGGGCGGCCGCAGCCGCACGGCGACGCGAGCTGAACATCTCTCAGCGTCGGCTGGCCGCCGACGGCATCATCAACGCCGGGGCGCTGATCGCGTTCGAAAAGGGCCGCAGCTGGCCTCGTGCACGTACTCGAGCAAAGCTCGAGGAGGTCCTGCGGTGGCCGCCGGGAACGATCGCTCGGCTCCGTTACGGCGAGAGTGCGCCGATGCGTGCCGAGCCGGCCGCGGCGACCGGCGGCGACGAGATCCCGCTGATCGCTCAGGCGGTCGTCACCGCAGTGGGTACGTTTCGCTCGGCGATCGAGGCCTTGCCGTCCCCGGAGGCTCCCGAATTCACACCCCGGGTGACCAAGATCCTCGCCGACCTTCGCCAGCTTGAATCCGTCGCGGCGCGCGCGGCCCAGATCAGCCGCGTCACCCCGGCGCTGATCAAAGCGTTGAGCGCGGTGCGAGGCCGCTACGACGAGCTCATGCAGCGCGCCGCGCGGTCCCCGCACGCCACACTCGGACAGCGGCTGTACGCCGCGCGCCGCGGCGCCAACCTCACCATCGCCGAAACCGCCCAAGCCGCAGGGGTTTCCGAAGACGACATCGTTCACGCCGAAGCCGAAGAACCGGTGTCCTCCGCAGCCGTCCGTGCGATCGAGGAGTTGGTGGCACAACTCGACTGGCGCTGA
- a CDS encoding WhiB family transcriptional regulator, translating to MNATDWDEMPVGACTHDPERWTTSADAAAKAICRACPRRWLCAREACELPRAEGLWAGIVVPEGGRGRTFALRQLRSLAERNGFPVRNRRLYAEPA from the coding sequence ATGAACGCAACGGACTGGGACGAGATGCCCGTCGGTGCCTGTACCCACGATCCCGAACGGTGGACGACGTCGGCCGACGCGGCGGCCAAGGCGATCTGTCGGGCATGTCCCCGTCGGTGGTTGTGCGCCCGGGAAGCATGCGAACTGCCCCGCGCGGAAGGCTTGTGGGCCGGCATCGTCGTGCCCGAGGGCGGTCGTGGTCGCACGTTTGCTCTAAGGCAGCTGCGGTCGCTGGCGGAACGCAACGGGTTTCCGGTTCGCAACCGCCGTCTGTACGCCGAACCCGCTTGA
- a CDS encoding acyl-CoA carboxylase subunit beta has protein sequence MTESEEPVRDDHAELLRRRALTEDAARPDAVERRHAANGRTARENLDDLVDPGSFVEYGRFAIAAQRHRRDLDDLIARTPADGLIAGTARINGDLFGEQRSACAVLSYDYTVLAGTQGALGHRKKDRLFELIERMRLPTVFFAEGGGGRPGDTDYPVVSALDARAFKLWAALSGVVPRIAIVKGRCFAGNAVIAGCADLIVASEDASIGMGGPAMIAGGGLGDVAPDDVGPIEVQAPNGVVDVVVADEAEAVAVTKRLLGYFQGVTAPGAVADQTRLRTIVPERARRAYQVAPIIETLADEGSVTFLRPKFAPEMVTALARIDGRPVGVLANNTMVMAGAITATAADKAARFLQLCDAFGLPVVSLVDCPGYMVGPAAEAEALVRRGSRMLVAGAALEVPLIAVVLRRGYGLGAQAMTGGSLHEPLLTVAWPGAHLGPMGLEGAVRLGLRKELEAIEDDDEREERVRQATTAAQENAKALNAAALFEIDDVVDPAETRKLIIDTLTAATAHAPRRAARRFVDTW, from the coding sequence ATGACCGAGTCGGAGGAGCCCGTCCGCGACGATCACGCCGAACTGCTGCGCCGGCGCGCGCTGACCGAGGACGCCGCACGCCCCGACGCCGTCGAGCGCAGGCACGCCGCGAACGGGCGCACCGCGCGCGAGAACCTCGACGACCTCGTCGACCCGGGCTCGTTCGTCGAGTACGGACGCTTCGCGATCGCCGCCCAGCGCCACCGCCGCGACCTCGACGACCTGATCGCCCGCACCCCCGCCGACGGATTGATCGCCGGCACCGCGCGCATCAACGGCGATCTGTTCGGAGAGCAGCGCAGCGCGTGCGCGGTGCTGTCCTACGACTACACGGTGCTCGCCGGTACCCAAGGCGCGCTGGGGCACCGCAAGAAGGACCGGCTGTTCGAGTTGATCGAGCGGATGCGCCTGCCGACCGTGTTCTTCGCCGAAGGTGGCGGCGGCCGGCCCGGCGACACCGACTATCCCGTGGTGTCCGCGCTCGATGCGCGCGCGTTCAAGCTGTGGGCGGCGCTGTCGGGAGTGGTGCCGCGCATCGCGATCGTCAAGGGCCGCTGCTTCGCGGGAAATGCGGTGATCGCCGGGTGCGCGGATCTGATCGTGGCCAGCGAGGACGCGTCGATCGGCATGGGCGGCCCGGCGATGATCGCCGGCGGCGGGCTGGGCGACGTGGCGCCCGACGACGTGGGCCCGATCGAGGTGCAGGCCCCCAACGGGGTGGTCGACGTCGTGGTGGCCGACGAAGCCGAGGCCGTCGCGGTGACGAAACGTCTGCTCGGCTACTTCCAGGGCGTAACGGCGCCAGGCGCGGTGGCAGACCAAACTCGTTTGCGCACAATCGTTCCCGAGCGTGCCCGGCGTGCGTACCAGGTGGCACCGATCATCGAGACGCTGGCGGACGAGGGATCGGTGACGTTCCTGCGGCCCAAGTTCGCCCCGGAGATGGTGACCGCGCTGGCCCGCATCGACGGCCGACCGGTCGGCGTCCTGGCGAACAACACCATGGTGATGGCCGGGGCGATCACCGCGACCGCCGCCGACAAGGCCGCCCGGTTCCTGCAGCTGTGCGACGCGTTCGGGCTGCCGGTGGTCTCACTGGTCGACTGCCCCGGCTACATGGTGGGCCCGGCTGCGGAGGCCGAGGCGCTGGTGCGCCGCGGCTCGCGAATGCTGGTCGCCGGTGCGGCGCTTGAGGTTCCGCTGATCGCGGTGGTCCTTCGCCGCGGCTACGGGCTCGGCGCACAGGCGATGACCGGCGGCAGCCTGCATGAGCCGCTGCTCACCGTCGCATGGCCGGGCGCGCACCTGGGCCCGATGGGGCTGGAAGGCGCGGTGCGGCTGGGACTGCGCAAGGAGCTCGAGGCGATCGAGGACGACGACGAGCGTGAAGAGCGGGTCCGCCAGGCCACGACCGCCGCGCAGGAAAACGCCAAGGCGCTCAACGCCGCTGCGCTTTTCGAGATCGACGATGTCGTTGACCCCGCGGAAACCCGCAAGCTCATCATCGACACCCTGACCGCGGCCACGGCGCACGCGCCGCGGCGCGCCGCCCGCCGCTTCGTCGACACCTGGTGA
- a CDS encoding EVE domain-containing protein: protein MSNWINTVSRDHVERGVRGRFTQATHGKPHMLRRMARGDWIVFYSPRTVHPDGPPLQAFTAIGQVVDDEPYQDEAAPDGRWRRNVDFLDCAETPIRPLLEQLEFVEDKSRWGYKFRFGVFKIGDGDLEVIRSAMTGAK, encoded by the coding sequence ATGAGCAATTGGATCAACACCGTCAGCCGTGACCACGTCGAACGTGGGGTGCGTGGCCGCTTCACCCAAGCCACTCACGGCAAGCCTCACATGTTGCGCCGGATGGCGCGTGGCGACTGGATCGTGTTCTATTCGCCGCGCACCGTCCATCCCGACGGCCCACCGCTGCAGGCCTTCACCGCGATCGGGCAGGTCGTCGACGACGAGCCTTATCAGGACGAGGCCGCGCCCGATGGGCGGTGGCGACGCAACGTCGACTTCCTCGACTGTGCGGAAACGCCCATCCGTCCGCTGTTGGAACAGCTTGAGTTCGTCGAGGACAAGTCCCGGTGGGGATACAAGTTCCGGTTCGGCGTCTTCAAGATCGGCGACGGCGACCTGGAGGTGATCCGTTCGGCGATGACGGGTGCGAAGTAG
- a CDS encoding pirin family protein — translation MSNTEPEPAEVACVASPFAGVLHPREVPLGGPRAIRVRRTLPQRERSLIGAWCFADHYGPQDVRSGPGMDVPPHPHTGLQTVSWLFSGEVEHRDSAGVHAIVRPGELNLMTAGAGICHSEVSTTATTVLHGVQLWVALPDADRDTDRDFAHFVPAPHSVGGATLRVFLGELAGQRSPVHTFTPLLGAQLDLDPGAELTMEVDPSFEHGVLLDQGDVAVGGTPLEVADLAFQATGNPELTVTNRGARPARVVVLGGPPFPEDLVMWWNFVGRSHDDIATYRAQWQDHHERFGAVQGYRGAVQRLPAPALPNATLRPRRNPGV, via the coding sequence GTGAGCAACACCGAACCGGAGCCCGCCGAAGTCGCTTGTGTCGCATCGCCGTTCGCGGGTGTGCTGCACCCGCGGGAGGTGCCGCTGGGCGGGCCGCGGGCGATCCGGGTGCGGCGCACGCTGCCGCAGCGGGAACGCTCGCTGATCGGGGCGTGGTGTTTCGCCGACCACTACGGCCCACAGGATGTGCGCAGCGGTCCGGGCATGGACGTGCCGCCGCACCCGCACACCGGGCTGCAGACCGTCAGCTGGCTGTTCAGCGGCGAGGTCGAGCACCGCGACAGCGCAGGCGTGCACGCGATAGTGCGCCCCGGCGAGCTGAACCTGATGACCGCCGGTGCGGGCATCTGCCACTCCGAGGTGTCCACCACGGCGACCACGGTGCTGCACGGCGTTCAGCTGTGGGTGGCGCTGCCCGACGCCGACCGTGACACCGACCGCGACTTCGCGCATTTCGTGCCGGCCCCGCATTCTGTCGGTGGCGCGACGCTGCGGGTCTTCCTTGGTGAGCTCGCGGGCCAGCGCTCCCCCGTGCACACGTTCACCCCGCTGCTCGGCGCGCAGCTCGACCTGGACCCCGGCGCCGAGCTGACGATGGAGGTCGACCCGAGCTTCGAGCACGGGGTGCTGCTCGACCAGGGTGACGTCGCCGTCGGCGGCACTCCGCTGGAAGTGGCCGACCTGGCCTTCCAAGCCACCGGCAATCCCGAGTTGACCGTGACGAACCGCGGTGCGCGCCCCGCCCGCGTCGTCGTCCTCGGTGGGCCGCCGTTTCCCGAAGACCTGGTGATGTGGTGGAACTTCGTCGGCCGCAGCCACGACGACATCGCGACCTACCGCGCGCAGTGGCAAGACCACCACGAAAGGTTTGGCGCGGTACAGGGCTACCGGGGCGCGGTCCAGCGGCTGCCCGCCCCCGCGCTCCCCAACGCCACCCTGCGTCCGCGCCGCAATCCCGGGGTATAG
- a CDS encoding GNAT family N-acetyltransferase → MTTDKTGAPTEVVKESDRFSIKVEGQTAGFTEIADRDGQRVFPHTEVDDAYQGRGLATILIGDALQQTRDSGLRIVPICEMVAAYVDKHQEFADVVDTVSPDVERWLADR, encoded by the coding sequence ATGACCACCGACAAGACCGGCGCACCTACCGAGGTCGTCAAGGAATCCGACCGCTTCAGCATCAAGGTGGAGGGGCAGACCGCCGGCTTCACCGAGATCGCGGACCGTGACGGCCAACGCGTCTTCCCGCACACCGAGGTCGACGACGCCTATCAGGGCCGCGGCCTGGCGACGATCCTCATCGGCGATGCGCTGCAGCAGACCCGCGACTCCGGGCTGCGGATCGTGCCGATCTGCGAGATGGTGGCCGCCTACGTCGACAAGCACCAGGAGTTCGCCGACGTCGTCGACACGGTGTCCCCCGACGTGGAGCGCTGGCTGGCCGACAGGTAA